A single region of the Buteo buteo chromosome 18, bButBut1.hap1.1, whole genome shotgun sequence genome encodes:
- the LOC142041682 gene encoding gap junction beta-6 protein, with protein MDWGALHTILGGVNKHSTSIGKIWLTVLFIFRIMILVVAAERVWGDEQDDFICNTLQPGCKNVCYDHFFPISHIRLWALQLIFVSTPALLVAMHVAYRRHEKKRQFRKGDQKCEYKDIEEIRKQRFRIEGSLWWTYTSSIFCRLVFEAVFMYAFYFMYDGFRMPRLMKCNAWPCPNTVDCFVSRPTEKTVFTIFMIAVSSICILLNVAELCYLLTKFFLRRSKKAGNAKHHPNHENKEETKQNEMNELISDSCQNTVIGFSSS; from the coding sequence atggATTGGGGAGCTCTGCATACCATTTTAGGAGGTGTGAATAAGCACTCCACCAGCATCGGGAAGATATGGCTCACAGTCCTGTTCATCTTCCGTATCATGATCCTGGTTGTGGCTGCAGAGAGAGTTTGGGGAGATGAACAAGATGACTTTATCTGCAACACTCTGCAACCTGGTTGCAAGAATGTTTGCTATGATCACTTTTTCCCTATCTCTCACATCAGACTCTGGGCCCTGCAGCTGATCTTTGTTTCCACACCTGCGTTGTTGGTGGCAATGCATGTAGCTTACAGGAGGCATGAGAAGAAGAGGCAGTTCAGAAAGGGAGACCAGAAATGTGAATACAAGGACATCgaagaaatcagaaaacagaGGTTTCGTATTGAGGGCTCCTTGTGGTGGACATACACTAGCAGCATCTTCTGCAGACTGGTCTTTGAAGCAGTCTTCATGTATGCGTTTTATTTCATGTACGATGGGTTCCGAATGCCTCGCTTAATGAAGTGTAATGCTTGGCCCTGCCCCAACACAGTAGACTGCTTTGTTTCTCGACCCACTGAAAAGACAGTGTTTACTATTTTCATGATTGCTGTGTCCAGCATTTGCATTCTTTTAAATGTGGCTGAGTTATGTTACTTACTGACAAAATTTTTTCTCAGAAGGTCTAAAAAAGCTGGAAATGCAAAACATCACCCCAACCATGAGAATAaggaagaaaccaaacaaaatgaaatgaatgagTTAATATCTGATAGCTGCCAGAACACAGTTATAGGATTTTCAAGTAGCTAA